A genomic window from Camelina sativa cultivar DH55 chromosome 2, Cs, whole genome shotgun sequence includes:
- the LOC104720085 gene encoding nucleolin 1-like produces the protein MGKSSKKYTTKVEADPAIIKTTKPLKKGKREAEDDLETKVKLKKQKKNQKKESENKETMDFLQLMEAKMDLLITKVDLLTSKVDSLATTADLQEILTSLKEVVETNGSLTAKAESSSSEDESEDDSQDDKVILYTSDEEPSKDPVKDSSSSSDSSSEDDSQDDKASNVNLLRQKAAPPTSKAASSSYLAVKDSDEEAAENGNIAAFTPPQSSVQTIYVEGFGSSLPEDDIKTALSEHFSTCGEITRVFVPTSFLTGSVKGFAYIDLKEDAKKALELNGSVMIGKELVVKKALIMRDPYTGHSGSNLGSGGRFGGRFGSVGGRYGGGRCGGFGMCRRC, from the exons AA GTTGAAGCAGATCCTGCTATAATCAAGACCACGAAGCCGTTGAAGAAAG GTAAGAGAGAGGCAGAAGATGATTTGGAGACCAAAGTAAAactgaagaagcaaaagaaaaatcaaaagaaagaatctGAGAACAAG GAGACAATGGACTTTCTTCAGCTGATGGAAGCAAAGATGGATTTGTTAATTACAAAAGTGGATTTGTTGACCTCAAAGGTGGATTCGTTGGCGACCACTGCAGATCTACAAGAGATTTTGACCTCACTGAAG GAAGTTGTTGAAACCAATGGTTCTTTGACGGCGAAAGCAGAGAGCAGTTCGTCTGAGGATGAATCAGAAGATGATTCTCAGGATGACAAGGTGATACTTTATACTTCTGATGAG GAGCCTTCAAAGGATCCTGTTaaagattcttcttcatcttctgacTCATCCTCAGAAGATGATTCTCAGGATGACAAG GCATCAAATGTAAACTTGCTACGACAGAAGGCAGCGCCGCCTACTAGCAAGGCTGCAAGCAGTTCATATTTAGCAGTAAAAGACTCTGATGAAGAGGCTGCTGAGAATGGCAATATAGCTGCATTCACTCCTCCACAAAGCAG TGTCCAAACTATTTACGTTGAAGGATTTGGCTCTTCCCTTCCGGAGGATGATATCAAGACCGCATTAAGTGAACATTTCAGTACATGTGGAGAGATCACAAGGGTTTTTGTTCCAACAAGCTTTCTAACCGGTTCTGTCAAAGG atTTGCTTACATTGATCTAAAAGAAGACGCAAAGAAGGCGTTGGAACTTAATGGTAGTGTTATGATTGGAAAGGAACTTGTAGTTAAGAAGGCTCTAATTATGAGAGATCCCTACACTGGCCATTCTGGTAGTAATCTTGGTTCAGGCGGACGATTTGGCGGACGTTTTGGCAGTGTTGGCGGCCGATATGGTGGTGGTCGCTGTGGAGGTTTTGGCATGTGTAGACGCTGTTGA